The Agromyces atrinae genome window below encodes:
- a CDS encoding arginine--tRNA ligase — translation MTPDDLSRVLSGLVDALIERRGGATGDGGLTVGEITFERPKNRDHGDWASNIALRLAKPLGASPRDIAAELAEGLAAVDGIANVDVAGPGFLNIRLEAGAAGVLAQTIVDAGESYGTGDALAGLVVNLEYVSANPTGPLHLGHTRWAALGDALARVLRAAGAQVSTEFYINDAGNQMDTFGRSVIAAAKGEPTPEGGYVGAYIGDLARVVLEREPNLLDLDDEAAVDVAREIAYATQLAEIQNSLSLFNVEFDEWFSERTLHAPGPDGRSSVDLAVDRLRLQGHVYDDDDAIWVRTTDFGDDKDRVIRRGNGVYTYFAADAAYYLDKGDRGFPHKIYLLGADHHGYVHRLKALAGAAGDDPERDIEVLIGQLVSINGAKLSKRAGNIIELDDLREWLGTDALRYSLARYPADSPLTLDPEILTKRTNDNPVFYVQYAHARTCAVARNAASVGLDRSVFEPALLDHETESALLGALQEFPRIVAQAAGLREPHRIARYAEELAGLYHRWYDNRRVLPFGDESIGAVHHTRLWLNDATGQVLRNALGLLGVSAPERM, via the coding sequence GTGACTCCCGACGACCTCTCGCGTGTACTGTCCGGCCTCGTCGACGCTCTCATCGAGCGTCGAGGCGGTGCGACGGGCGATGGTGGCCTCACCGTCGGCGAGATCACGTTCGAGCGTCCGAAGAACCGCGACCACGGCGACTGGGCGTCGAACATCGCCCTGCGCCTCGCCAAGCCGCTCGGAGCGTCGCCGCGAGACATCGCCGCCGAGCTCGCCGAGGGTCTCGCCGCCGTCGACGGCATCGCGAACGTGGACGTCGCGGGCCCGGGCTTCCTCAACATCCGCCTCGAAGCGGGTGCCGCCGGTGTGCTCGCGCAGACGATCGTCGACGCGGGTGAGTCGTACGGCACGGGCGACGCCCTCGCCGGCCTCGTCGTGAACCTCGAGTACGTCTCGGCGAACCCGACCGGCCCGCTGCACCTCGGCCACACCCGCTGGGCGGCGCTCGGCGACGCGCTCGCCCGTGTGCTGCGTGCCGCGGGCGCCCAGGTGTCGACCGAGTTCTACATCAACGACGCCGGCAACCAGATGGACACCTTCGGCCGATCGGTCATCGCCGCGGCGAAGGGTGAGCCGACCCCCGAGGGCGGCTACGTCGGTGCGTACATCGGCGACCTCGCGCGCGTCGTTCTCGAGCGCGAGCCGAACCTCCTCGACCTCGACGACGAGGCCGCGGTCGACGTCGCCCGCGAGATCGCGTACGCGACGCAGCTCGCCGAGATCCAGAACTCGCTCTCCCTCTTCAACGTCGAATTCGACGAGTGGTTCAGCGAACGCACGCTGCACGCCCCCGGGCCCGACGGCCGCAGCTCGGTCGACCTCGCCGTCGATCGCCTGCGCCTGCAGGGTCACGTCTACGACGACGATGACGCCATCTGGGTGCGCACGACCGACTTCGGGGATGACAAGGACCGCGTCATCCGTCGCGGCAACGGCGTCTACACGTACTTCGCCGCCGATGCGGCGTACTACCTCGACAAGGGCGACCGGGGCTTCCCGCACAAGATCTACCTGCTCGGCGCCGACCACCACGGCTACGTGCACCGCCTCAAGGCCCTCGCGGGAGCGGCGGGCGACGACCCCGAGCGCGACATCGAGGTGCTCATCGGGCAGCTCGTGTCGATCAACGGCGCGAAGCTCTCGAAGCGCGCCGGCAACATCATCGAGCTCGACGACCTGCGCGAATGGCTCGGCACCGACGCCCTGCGCTACTCGCTCGCACGCTACCCGGCCGACTCGCCGCTCACCCTCGACCCCGAGATCCTCACGAAGCGCACGAACGACAACCCCGTCTTCTACGTGCAGTACGCGCACGCCCGGACGTGCGCGGTCGCTCGCAATGCGGCATCCGTCGGTCTCGATCGCAGCGTCTTCGAGCCGGCGCTCCTCGACCACGAGACCGAGTCGGCCCTGCTCGGCGCTCTGCAGGAGTTCCCACGCATCGTCGCCCAGGCCGCCGGCCTCCGCGAGCCGCACCGCATCGCGCGCTACGCCGAGGAACTCGCCGGGCTCTACCACCGCTGGTACGACAACCGTCGGGTGCTGCCGTTCGGCGACGAGTCGATCGGTGCGGTCCACCACACGCGACTCTGGCTGAACGACGCCACCGGACAGGTGCTGCGGAACGCGCTCGGACTGCTCGGCGTCTCGGCGCCTGAGCGGATGTGA
- a CDS encoding iron ABC transporter ATP-binding protein, whose product MSGTSPRSPRLLGRSASVILASAGLVLLAACSSPEPQATPSPTASPSATAEPTTEPTATNEPTATPDAFSADCTQLLSNDDVYAYNPNVGAAPDFEPTTAAALAVVESGGVACGLLNQSSGATVEFAVAKPGEAVLSQRNDEAAVNSTWVPTYGTPPDVDGYFSATGGHGEAQAFTGPFWIVVDSTEFLEPGDAASLVEAIRANIASL is encoded by the coding sequence ATGTCCGGCACATCACCTCGTTCCCCTCGTCTCCTCGGCCGATCGGCGAGCGTCATACTCGCGAGCGCCGGACTCGTGCTGCTCGCCGCGTGCTCCTCCCCCGAGCCGCAGGCCACCCCGTCGCCCACCGCGAGCCCGTCGGCGACCGCCGAGCCGACGACGGAGCCGACCGCGACGAACGAGCCGACCGCGACCCCCGACGCCTTCAGCGCCGACTGCACGCAGTTGCTCTCGAACGACGACGTCTACGCCTACAACCCGAACGTCGGTGCGGCCCCCGACTTCGAGCCGACCACGGCCGCTGCCCTCGCCGTCGTCGAGTCGGGCGGCGTCGCGTGCGGCCTCCTCAACCAGTCGAGCGGTGCGACCGTCGAGTTCGCCGTCGCGAAGCCGGGCGAAGCGGTGCTGTCGCAGCGGAACGACGAAGCCGCCGTCAACTCGACCTGGGTTCCGACGTACGGCACCCCTCCCGATGTCGACGGCTACTTCTCGGCGACGGGCGGACACGGAGAGGCGCAGGCCTTCACCGGGCCGTTCTGGATCGTCGTCGACTCGACCGAGTTCCTCGAGCCCGGCGATGCGGCCTCGCTCGTCGAGGCGATCCGGGCGAACATCGCGAGCCTCTAG
- a CDS encoding ROK family protein: MARRSARGTPQWLGAVNDRATLEALLDFGSLTRNRICEIVDVSKPTATVIVGRLLDEQLIREEGRASGSSGPSAVVYGPRLDRALGLAIDLDHRELRASIVDAVGSALSYVEIERSDAAGGRSAAAEVTAALTQAVAAAGCSPEAVTTACVGIPGYLEPGAQGRLRADALPEWPTTGLRAELEDALGMPVSVENDVDLAALAERGHGQSPVDDDVVYLWLGNGVGMSFDVDGSAHRGASHGAGEIGFVELSVSAARLAPGAQTVQDLVGGIGVMRLARESGLDSADYTAAIESLIASGRFAEVADDFAERIARVLLPVLAVVDPHLVVIGGPTAQLGGRRLADDVARIVAQESRWAPHVVTSTLPRPVHDGARMFAAQRVREALLDSVAHLAGEPTPP; the protein is encoded by the coding sequence GTGGCACGTCGGTCCGCTCGCGGAACGCCGCAATGGCTCGGCGCGGTCAATGACCGCGCCACTCTCGAGGCCCTCCTCGATTTCGGCTCCCTGACGCGCAATCGCATCTGCGAGATCGTCGACGTGTCGAAGCCGACGGCGACCGTCATCGTCGGGCGTCTGCTCGACGAGCAGCTCATCCGCGAAGAGGGACGGGCCTCCGGGTCATCCGGCCCGAGCGCGGTCGTCTACGGACCCCGCCTCGACCGAGCACTCGGGCTCGCCATCGATCTCGATCACCGTGAGCTCCGCGCCTCGATCGTCGATGCCGTGGGTTCGGCGCTCTCGTACGTCGAGATCGAGAGATCGGATGCCGCGGGCGGGCGCTCCGCCGCGGCGGAGGTCACTGCAGCGCTCACGCAGGCCGTCGCGGCCGCCGGGTGCAGCCCTGAGGCGGTGACGACGGCATGCGTCGGAATCCCCGGCTATCTCGAACCGGGCGCCCAGGGCCGTCTCCGTGCCGACGCGCTGCCCGAATGGCCGACGACCGGCCTCCGCGCCGAACTCGAAGACGCACTCGGCATGCCGGTCTCGGTCGAGAACGACGTCGACCTCGCGGCCCTCGCCGAACGCGGCCACGGGCAGAGCCCCGTCGACGACGACGTCGTGTACCTCTGGCTCGGCAACGGCGTCGGCATGTCCTTCGACGTCGACGGCTCCGCTCACCGCGGCGCCTCGCACGGCGCGGGTGAGATCGGCTTCGTCGAGCTCTCGGTGAGCGCCGCCCGTCTCGCGCCGGGTGCGCAGACGGTTCAGGATCTCGTCGGCGGCATCGGTGTCATGCGTCTCGCCCGCGAGTCGGGCCTCGACAGCGCCGACTACACGGCGGCGATCGAATCACTCATCGCCTCCGGACGGTTCGCCGAGGTCGCCGACGACTTCGCCGAGCGCATCGCTCGGGTGCTTCTGCCCGTGCTCGCCGTGGTCGATCCGCACCTCGTCGTGATCGGCGGCCCGACCGCGCAGCTCGGCGGTCGACGCCTCGCCGACGACGTCGCCCGCATCGTGGCGCAGGAGAGCCGGTGGGCGCCCCACGTCGTCACGAGCACACTCCCCCGACCCGTTCACGACGGCGCGCGGATGTTCGCGGCGCAGCGTGTGCGGGAAGCACTCCTCGACTCCGTCGCACACCTCGCCGGCGAGCCGACGCCGCCGTAG
- a CDS encoding TPM domain-containing protein produces the protein MRVRRAILGLAAALLLVGVSTPAWAQSPVEFTDSPIIDTVGALDGDSRPAEAMAELVDDTGRQLFVAFVDTFDSPTSAQEWADTTAVANGMGDEDYLLAVAVDSRNYYFSVAGTSSVSDSDIQRINRDFIEPALRDSDWAGAVLGAVDGLGGPSSTGPDFGWVWVLVALAVIALVVIIVIAVSRRRRRASAEASLAELRREAGSALVQADDAIRTSEEELGFALASYGEESVRPFREALTTARARIGEAFALQQKLDDAEPDTDEQRRAWYAQIIELADRADDALDAQTAAFDALRALEQNAPAEIERVHAAVEVARARRPEAAAALTTLAATYAQSALDDLLDAPAEIDADLEVADTAIERARTEVAAGNTGGAAVGIRLAEEAVTRAAAEADGVAALSQRLAEADAAVDAGIADLENDLVISAGLPADPELAAVVGETQRAIAELRAGRAATPRDPLALASTLGVANARIDAVIRRISDAQAAAERSRAMLGRSLSNAQARIAAAEEFIVARRNSVGVEARTRLASAGALLVEARGMADPTAANDAALRAATLGDEALRLAHADLTSDDGLSGLFPGAGGTTGSDFSSDIIGGILGGLIGGSVGRSSRGGSSWGSSWGGSSRRSSGSFGRSSGGRSRSSSGGRRGGGGRF, from the coding sequence ATGCGCGTGAGACGAGCGATCCTGGGCCTTGCGGCCGCCCTCCTCCTGGTGGGGGTCTCCACCCCGGCCTGGGCGCAATCCCCCGTCGAGTTCACCGATTCGCCGATCATCGACACCGTCGGCGCCCTCGACGGCGACAGTCGACCGGCTGAGGCCATGGCCGAACTCGTCGACGACACGGGGCGACAGCTCTTCGTCGCGTTCGTGGACACGTTCGACAGCCCGACATCCGCGCAGGAATGGGCCGACACGACGGCGGTCGCGAACGGCATGGGCGACGAGGACTACCTACTCGCCGTCGCCGTCGACTCCCGCAACTACTACTTCTCGGTCGCGGGCACCTCATCGGTGTCCGACTCCGACATCCAGCGCATCAACCGAGACTTCATCGAGCCGGCGCTCCGCGACAGCGACTGGGCGGGTGCCGTGCTCGGCGCCGTCGACGGACTCGGCGGCCCGTCATCCACCGGGCCGGACTTCGGCTGGGTGTGGGTGCTCGTCGCCCTCGCGGTCATCGCACTCGTCGTGATCATCGTCATCGCCGTCTCACGCCGCCGTCGACGGGCGAGCGCCGAGGCGTCGCTCGCCGAACTCCGTCGCGAGGCCGGGAGCGCGCTGGTGCAGGCCGACGACGCGATCCGCACGAGCGAGGAGGAGCTCGGCTTCGCGCTCGCCTCATACGGGGAGGAGTCCGTCCGACCGTTCCGGGAGGCGCTCACGACCGCCCGTGCACGGATCGGCGAGGCCTTCGCTCTCCAGCAGAAGCTCGACGACGCCGAACCCGACACCGACGAGCAGCGTCGCGCCTGGTACGCGCAGATCATCGAGCTCGCCGATCGGGCCGACGACGCTCTCGACGCGCAGACCGCGGCCTTCGACGCGCTCCGCGCACTCGAACAGAACGCTCCCGCCGAGATCGAACGCGTGCACGCCGCGGTCGAGGTGGCTCGTGCCCGACGTCCCGAGGCCGCGGCGGCACTCACGACGCTCGCTGCGACGTACGCGCAGTCAGCGCTCGACGACCTGCTCGATGCTCCCGCCGAGATCGACGCCGACCTCGAGGTCGCGGACACCGCGATCGAACGCGCGCGCACCGAGGTCGCCGCGGGCAACACGGGTGGCGCCGCCGTCGGCATCCGTCTCGCCGAAGAGGCCGTGACGCGCGCGGCGGCGGAGGCCGATGGCGTCGCAGCGCTCTCGCAGCGCCTCGCCGAGGCCGACGCGGCCGTCGACGCGGGAATCGCCGACCTCGAGAACGACCTCGTCATCTCGGCGGGGCTCCCCGCCGACCCCGAACTCGCCGCGGTCGTCGGCGAGACGCAGCGGGCCATCGCCGAGCTCCGCGCCGGTCGCGCTGCGACGCCTCGGGATCCGCTCGCCCTCGCGTCGACGCTCGGAGTCGCGAACGCACGCATCGACGCCGTCATCCGGCGCATCTCCGACGCCCAGGCCGCGGCCGAGCGGTCGCGCGCGATGCTCGGTCGCAGTCTCTCGAACGCGCAGGCGCGTATCGCGGCGGCGGAGGAGTTCATCGTCGCCCGACGGAACTCGGTCGGCGTCGAAGCACGCACTCGCCTCGCGTCGGCCGGTGCGCTCCTCGTCGAGGCACGCGGCATGGCCGATCCGACGGCGGCGAACGACGCGGCACTGCGTGCGGCGACGCTCGGCGACGAGGCCCTTCGGCTCGCGCACGCCGACCTCACCTCCGACGACGGTCTGTCCGGGCTCTTCCCGGGTGCCGGTGGTACAACGGGAAGTGACTTCTCGAGCGACATCATCGGGGGCATCCTCGGAGGCCTCATCGGTGGGTCGGTCGGTCGCTCGTCACGCGGTGGCAGCTCGTGGGGAAGCAGCTGGGGCGGTTCGTCCCGGCGATCGAGCGGTTCGTTCGGACGCAGTTCGGGCGGACGCTCGCGAAGCTCATCAGGCGGACGTCGCGGAGGCGGCGGACGCTTCTGA
- a CDS encoding PspA/IM30 family protein, with the protein MTKQSIFGRISQLVRANVNSLIDQAEDPQLMLDQMVRDYTSSIADAEAAIAETIGNLRLLEDDHREDVDAAASWGNKALAASRKADEYRASGDTVDADKFDNLAKVALSRQISAENEAKAAEPQIAAQTDVVEKLKAGLNGMKEKLTQLQNKRAELVARAKTAEAQRQVQEAVKSIDFLDPTSEVSRFEQKIRREEAKVRGAAELAASSLDAQFNELDDLGELTEVDARLAALKSGGTPGAITG; encoded by the coding sequence ATGACCAAGCAGTCCATCTTCGGGCGCATCTCGCAGCTCGTGCGCGCGAACGTCAACTCGCTCATCGATCAGGCCGAGGATCCCCAGCTGATGCTCGACCAGATGGTGCGCGACTACACGTCGAGCATCGCCGACGCCGAAGCCGCGATCGCCGAGACGATCGGCAACCTGCGCCTCCTCGAGGACGACCACCGCGAAGACGTCGATGCCGCGGCGTCGTGGGGCAACAAGGCCCTCGCCGCGAGCCGCAAGGCCGACGAGTACCGCGCCTCGGGCGACACCGTCGATGCCGACAAGTTCGACAACCTCGCGAAGGTCGCCCTCAGCCGTCAGATCTCGGCCGAGAATGAAGCGAAGGCCGCCGAGCCGCAGATCGCCGCGCAGACCGACGTCGTCGAGAAGCTCAAGGCCGGCCTCAACGGCATGAAGGAGAAGCTCACCCAGCTTCAGAACAAGCGTGCCGAACTCGTCGCACGCGCGAAGACCGCCGAGGCGCAGCGCCAGGTGCAGGAGGCCGTGAAGTCGATCGACTTCCTCGACCCGACGAGCGAGGTCTCGCGCTTCGAGCAGAAGATCCGCCGCGAAGAGGCGAAGGTGCGCGGTGCGGCCGAGCTCGCCGCGTCGAGCCTCGACGCCCAGTTCAACGAGCTGGACGACCTCGGCGAGCTGACCGAGGTCGACGCGCGTCTCGCCGCGCTCAAGTCGGGCGGCACGCCCGGCGCCATCACCGGCTGA
- a CDS encoding NAD-dependent epimerase/dehydratase family protein, which translates to MADIDTINERWAVTGAAGRIGRSIRRALRERVAELVLLDSAPIDDLGAGERSERIDLADAAALRDAFAGADRVLHLGAVSDEADFHDLVEANVIGTFHVFEAARQAGVARVAFASTGRVTGFYEVGTVVDSTMPVRPDGLYAVSKVAGEAVARLYAEKFGLDVVAVRIGAFDEKPRDARQLSIWLSPGDAERAMIAALTAPVDGFEILLAYSDNTHGWVDLDRSRALGYEPRDDASRVGAENGAVDPVTSGPHAGSLATPEFTLSRQRPF; encoded by the coding sequence ATGGCTGACATCGATACGATCAACGAACGCTGGGCGGTGACCGGCGCGGCCGGCCGGATCGGGCGGAGCATCCGACGCGCTCTCCGAGAACGCGTCGCCGAACTCGTCCTGCTCGATTCGGCGCCCATCGATGACCTCGGCGCCGGTGAGCGCTCGGAGCGCATCGACCTCGCCGATGCCGCCGCGCTGCGCGACGCGTTCGCGGGTGCGGATCGAGTGCTCCACCTCGGCGCCGTCTCCGACGAGGCCGACTTCCACGACCTCGTCGAGGCGAACGTCATCGGCACGTTCCACGTCTTCGAGGCCGCGCGGCAGGCGGGCGTGGCACGAGTCGCATTCGCGAGCACCGGTCGTGTGACGGGGTTCTACGAGGTCGGCACGGTCGTCGATTCGACGATGCCGGTGCGCCCCGACGGGCTCTACGCCGTCTCGAAGGTCGCGGGGGAGGCCGTTGCGCGTCTCTACGCCGAGAAGTTCGGACTCGACGTGGTCGCCGTGCGCATCGGTGCGTTCGACGAGAAGCCGCGAGACGCGCGCCAGCTGAGCATCTGGCTGAGCCCCGGCGACGCCGAGCGCGCGATGATCGCCGCGCTCACGGCTCCGGTCGACGGGTTCGAGATCCTGCTCGCCTACTCCGACAACACCCACGGCTGGGTCGACCTCGACCGCAGTCGCGCTCTCGGCTACGAGCCGCGCGACGACGCGTCGCGGGTCGGCGCCGAGAACGGTGCCGTCGACCCCGTCACGTCGGGTCCGCACGCGGGCAGCCTCGCGACACCCGAGTTCACCCTCTCGAGGCAGCGCCCGTTCTGA
- a CDS encoding arginase family protein has translation MASRFLVVPQWQGGTSARAMSLADGALAIRDDLPSSATTVIDVPVEAGEELGTGVKRYSALRRIGEAIALEATAAGPGVIVIGGDCGVAIPAIGVAAGRSAGLAVVWFDAHADLHSPESSPSGALGGMSLRAVLGEGADGIALTETAVAIDRVVLAGARAIDEAEQQLIDETPLTVIPRLDSAEAVLDALRAMDATDVYVHVDLDVLDPAEFAGLADPVPFGVALSTLTATISGIRAEFSVVGSSISGFSPASPEAAADDLSAILRIISALTR, from the coding sequence ATGGCCTCCCGCTTCCTCGTTGTACCCCAGTGGCAGGGCGGTACGTCCGCCCGCGCGATGAGTCTCGCCGACGGCGCTCTCGCCATCCGCGACGATCTCCCCTCCTCGGCGACGACCGTCATCGACGTCCCCGTCGAAGCGGGCGAAGAGCTCGGCACGGGCGTCAAGCGCTACAGCGCACTGCGACGCATCGGTGAGGCGATCGCGCTCGAGGCGACGGCCGCAGGCCCCGGTGTCATCGTGATCGGCGGCGACTGCGGCGTCGCGATCCCCGCCATCGGCGTCGCCGCCGGACGCTCCGCCGGGCTCGCCGTCGTCTGGTTCGACGCGCACGCCGACCTGCACTCCCCGGAATCGTCCCCCTCGGGCGCCCTCGGCGGCATGTCGCTCCGTGCGGTGCTCGGCGAGGGAGCCGACGGCATCGCACTCACCGAGACGGCCGTCGCCATCGACCGAGTCGTCCTCGCGGGCGCACGGGCGATCGACGAGGCGGAACAGCAGCTCATCGACGAGACGCCGCTCACCGTCATCCCGCGCCTCGACTCGGCGGAGGCCGTGCTCGACGCTCTCCGGGCGATGGACGCGACGGACGTGTACGTGCACGTCGATCTCGACGTGCTCGACCCCGCCGAGTTCGCCGGCCTCGCCGACCCCGTGCCGTTCGGCGTCGCACTGTCGACCCTCACCGCGACGATCTCCGGCATTCGGGCCGAATTCAGCGTCGTCGGCTCATCGATCTCGGGATTCTCGCCCGCATCGCCCGAAGCCGCGGCCGACGACCTCTCGGCGATCCTGCGGATCATCTCGGCGCTCACCCGCTGA
- a CDS encoding Fe-S oxidoreductase, with protein MLTRLFLDSPLSRLGHAYATTVGFIWGFLWSTGRVERREGLFVFRGLPSWAFRRGGTCVGSCYLTAQNVTDDVLEHEAVHKAQWRRYGMLFPLLYALAGRNPLTNRFEIEAGLEKGGYVRPTSKRR; from the coding sequence GTGCTCACCCGACTGTTTCTCGACTCACCCCTCAGCCGCCTCGGCCACGCCTACGCGACGACCGTGGGCTTCATCTGGGGGTTCCTCTGGAGCACGGGCCGCGTCGAACGTCGCGAGGGGCTCTTCGTCTTCCGCGGGCTGCCGTCATGGGCGTTCCGCCGGGGAGGCACCTGCGTCGGCTCGTGCTACCTCACCGCGCAGAACGTCACCGACGACGTGCTCGAGCACGAGGCCGTGCACAAGGCGCAGTGGCGTCGCTACGGCATGCTCTTCCCGCTGCTCTACGCCCTGGCCGGCCGCAATCCCCTGACGAACAGATTCGAGATCGAGGCCGGCCTGGAGAAGGGCGGCTACGTGCGCCCTACTTCGAAGCGGCGATAG
- a CDS encoding iron-siderophore ABC transporter substrate-binding protein: MSLRLRTTALALGAVVALALTGCATTSNDAPASEGASADGAFPVVIEHAFGETEIPAEPERVATWGWGSTEAALALGVVPVAIGQQTYGADADGVLPWVAEKLEELGEPTPTVLTDDGETPPYEEFVEADPDVILAPFSGITEEQYELLSEIAPVVAYEGEAWTTPWQDVVRTVGTALGHADEADAVLADLDAQIAAKAEEHPELEGKTIAAVWDVAGTFYVYKAADARVEFLFGLGLENAPAVDELANGESSFYYTLSYEELDKLESDIVLSYHDTAEEAAAFLTSAPIGAIPAVARGAVAQVVGTELIAAVSPPTALSLTYGLDELVDALAIAASK; this comes from the coding sequence ATGTCCTTGCGTCTACGCACCACAGCCCTCGCACTGGGCGCGGTCGTCGCCCTCGCCCTGACCGGCTGCGCGACGACCTCGAACGACGCTCCCGCGTCGGAGGGCGCGTCCGCCGACGGCGCCTTCCCCGTCGTCATCGAGCACGCGTTCGGTGAGACCGAGATCCCCGCCGAGCCCGAGCGCGTCGCCACGTGGGGCTGGGGCAGCACCGAGGCGGCTCTCGCACTCGGCGTCGTTCCCGTCGCGATCGGTCAGCAGACCTATGGCGCCGACGCCGACGGCGTGCTGCCGTGGGTCGCCGAAAAGCTCGAGGAGCTCGGCGAGCCGACGCCGACCGTGCTCACCGACGACGGCGAGACGCCCCCGTACGAGGAGTTCGTCGAGGCCGACCCCGACGTCATCCTCGCTCCCTTCTCGGGCATCACCGAAGAGCAGTACGAGCTCCTCAGCGAGATCGCCCCCGTCGTCGCCTACGAGGGCGAGGCCTGGACGACGCCCTGGCAGGACGTCGTGCGCACCGTCGGCACGGCTCTCGGCCACGCCGACGAGGCCGACGCCGTGCTCGCCGATCTCGACGCGCAGATCGCGGCGAAGGCCGAGGAGCACCCCGAGCTCGAGGGCAAGACGATCGCCGCCGTCTGGGACGTCGCCGGAACCTTCTACGTCTACAAGGCCGCCGATGCGCGCGTCGAGTTCCTGTTCGGTCTCGGTCTCGAGAACGCACCCGCCGTCGACGAACTCGCGAACGGCGAATCGAGCTTCTACTACACGCTGAGCTACGAAGAGCTCGACAAGCTCGAGAGCGACATCGTGCTGAGCTACCACGACACCGCCGAGGAGGCTGCGGCCTTCCTCACGTCGGCACCCATCGGTGCGATCCCGGCCGTCGCGCGCGGCGCCGTCGCCCAGGTCGTGGGAACCGAGCTCATCGCGGCCGTCTCGCCGCCGACCGCGCTGTCGCTGACGTACGGACTCGACGAACTCGTCGACGCGCTCGCTATCGCCGCTTCGAAGTAG
- a CDS encoding ABC transporter ATP-binding protein produces the protein MTSIPAPTHDLRAEGLRLGYDGRIVVDGLDFSVPDGRITAIVGPNACGKSTLLRGLARLLRPLDGRVSLDGRSLADIAPRQLARTIAVLPQQPVAPDGVRVWDLVSRGRHPHQGWFRSRSSDDDRIVTEALTATSTLELADRAVDELSGGQRQRVWIAMVLAQQADIVLLDEPTSFLDLAHQVELLDLLTELNRTRGTTVVLVLHELNLAARYADHLVVMRAGAIQAQGEPTAVLTAATVREAFGLESVIATDPVSASPLVVPVGRFHPGENEIRLT, from the coding sequence ATGACGTCGATTCCTGCGCCCACCCACGACCTGCGCGCCGAGGGGCTGAGGCTCGGCTACGACGGTCGCATCGTCGTCGACGGGCTCGACTTCTCGGTTCCCGACGGACGCATCACGGCGATCGTCGGGCCGAACGCGTGCGGCAAGTCGACCCTGCTCCGCGGCCTCGCTCGGCTCCTCCGCCCCCTCGACGGCCGGGTGTCGCTCGACGGCCGATCGCTCGCCGACATCGCCCCGCGCCAGCTCGCCCGCACGATCGCCGTACTTCCGCAGCAGCCCGTCGCGCCCGACGGCGTGCGCGTGTGGGATCTCGTCTCTCGCGGGCGTCACCCGCATCAGGGCTGGTTCCGTTCGCGATCGAGCGACGACGATCGCATCGTGACGGAAGCCCTCACGGCGACATCCACTCTCGAACTCGCCGATCGGGCCGTCGACGAGCTCTCGGGCGGACAACGTCAGCGGGTGTGGATCGCCATGGTGCTCGCGCAGCAGGCCGACATCGTGCTGCTCGACGAACCGACGTCCTTCCTCGACCTCGCGCACCAGGTCGAACTGCTCGATCTGCTCACCGAGCTCAACCGCACGCGCGGTACGACGGTCGTGCTCGTGCTGCACGAACTCAATCTCGCCGCGCGCTATGCCGACCACCTCGTCGTCATGCGCGCGGGCGCGATCCAGGCCCAGGGCGAACCGACCGCCGTGCTCACCGCCGCGACCGTGCGCGAGGCGTTCGGGCTCGAGTCCGTCATCGCGACCGACCCCGTCTCGGCGAGCCCGCTCGTCGTACCGGTCGGTCGTTTCCATCCCGGTGAGAATGAGATTAGGCTTACCTAA